The proteins below are encoded in one region of Stenotrophomonas bentonitica:
- a CDS encoding integration host factor subunit alpha — translation MALTKAEMAEKLFDEVGLNKREAKEFVDAFFDVLREALEQGRQVKLSGFGNFDLRRKNQRPGRNPKTGEEIPISARTVVTFRPGQKLKERVEAYAGSGQ, via the coding sequence ATGGCATTGACCAAGGCGGAGATGGCCGAAAAGCTGTTCGACGAAGTGGGTCTGAACAAGCGCGAGGCCAAGGAATTTGTCGACGCGTTCTTCGATGTGCTGCGTGAAGCATTGGAACAGGGACGGCAGGTGAAGCTTTCCGGGTTCGGCAATTTCGACCTGCGGCGCAAGAACCAGCGCCCGGGCCGCAATCCGAAAACCGGCGAGGAAATTCCGATTTCCGCCCGTACGGTGGTCACCTTCCGTCCGGGCCAGAAGCTCAAGGAAAGGGTAGAGGCATATGCTGGATCCGGGCAGTAA
- the pheT gene encoding phenylalanine--tRNA ligase subunit beta: MKFSENWLRSHVPTTASRAELSAVLTAIGLEVEEVTDLGANLDHVVVARIISAERHPEADRLQICQVDAGQGEHLQIVCGAPNARAGLVAPLAMVGAKFGDMTIKAAKLRGVESNGMLCSAKELGLDSDASGLFELPDDAPVGQTLVEYLGLPDASIEIKLTPNRADCFSVRGIAFDVAAACASEVVPFNAAPVAAVGTRELTIALNAGAEAPRYLGRVIEGVNPRAATPLWMAERLRRSGVRPVSLLVDITQYVMLELGQPMHAYDLGTLQGSIGVRRSRAGETLKLLDGRDAALDESFLVVTDADRPVGLAGLMGGFDTRVTDDTTAVFLEAAHFAPAAIMGRGRKLGLHTDAGHRFERGVDPALPRTAIEYATRLVLDLAGGTPAPVTEAVRQDDLPATATIGLRRARIARVLGIQIADADVERILRALGMDVAAAADGWQVTAPSRRFDIAIEEDLIEELARIHGYERIPTTLPGGAARIAMPSETRLDDLSTRRQLVARDLQETINYAFVDAGLLASWQLQDNVVALANPLSAELAVMRPALLPGLVATLGRNAARQQPTVRLFELGRVFHPQAGQGAAPLETQRVAVAVCGDATPEQWGLATRKVDFHDLKGDLESLAAASGAVLSFVPSTRPYGHPARSAEVLRDGVSLGWIGQIHPRLAKAMDIDADVFGFELDLAALAARALPRASDLSRFPSVRRDLAFLVPEAAAWADLEATLRRAAGPLLQQVTLFDRYVGQGVEPGFKSLAMGLILQDKSRTLTDRDVDAVVTEAVAAMEREHHARIRG, encoded by the coding sequence ATGAAATTCTCTGAAAACTGGCTGCGCAGCCACGTTCCCACCACCGCCTCGCGCGCCGAGCTGAGCGCGGTGCTGACCGCGATCGGGCTGGAAGTGGAAGAGGTCACCGACCTCGGCGCGAACCTCGACCACGTGGTGGTCGCGCGCATCATTTCCGCCGAGCGCCATCCCGAAGCCGACCGCCTGCAGATCTGCCAGGTCGACGCCGGGCAGGGCGAGCACCTGCAGATCGTGTGCGGCGCGCCCAACGCGCGCGCCGGGCTGGTTGCGCCACTGGCGATGGTCGGTGCCAAGTTTGGTGACATGACCATCAAGGCCGCCAAGCTGCGTGGCGTGGAGTCCAACGGCATGCTGTGCTCGGCCAAGGAATTGGGCCTGGACAGCGACGCGTCCGGCCTGTTCGAGCTCCCTGACGACGCCCCGGTCGGCCAGACCCTGGTCGAGTACCTCGGCCTGCCCGACGCCAGCATCGAGATCAAGCTGACCCCCAACCGCGCCGACTGCTTCAGCGTGCGCGGCATCGCCTTCGACGTGGCCGCCGCGTGCGCCAGCGAAGTGGTGCCGTTCAACGCTGCCCCAGTGGCCGCCGTGGGCACCCGTGAACTGACCATCGCGCTCAACGCCGGTGCCGAAGCCCCGCGTTACCTGGGCCGCGTCATCGAAGGCGTGAACCCGCGCGCCGCCACCCCGCTGTGGATGGCCGAGCGCCTGCGCCGCAGCGGCGTGCGCCCTGTGTCGCTGCTGGTCGACATCACCCAGTACGTGATGCTCGAACTGGGCCAGCCGATGCACGCCTACGACCTGGGCACCCTGCAGGGCAGCATCGGCGTGCGCCGCTCGCGCGCCGGCGAAACCCTGAAGCTGCTGGACGGCCGCGATGCCGCCCTCGATGAAAGCTTCCTGGTGGTCACAGACGCCGACCGTCCGGTCGGCCTGGCCGGCCTGATGGGCGGCTTCGATACCCGCGTCACCGACGACACCACCGCCGTGTTCCTGGAGGCCGCGCACTTCGCCCCGGCCGCCATCATGGGCCGTGGCCGCAAGCTGGGCCTGCACACCGACGCCGGCCACCGCTTCGAACGTGGCGTGGACCCGGCGCTGCCGCGCACTGCCATCGAATACGCCACCCGCCTGGTCCTGGACCTGGCCGGCGGCACCCCTGCCCCGGTCACCGAGGCCGTGCGCCAGGACGACCTGCCGGCCACCGCGACCATCGGCCTGCGCCGCGCGCGCATCGCCCGCGTGCTGGGCATCCAGATCGCCGACGCCGACGTGGAGCGCATCCTGCGCGCGCTGGGCATGGACGTGGCCGCTGCCGCCGACGGCTGGCAGGTCACCGCGCCCAGCCGCCGCTTCGACATCGCCATCGAAGAAGACCTGATCGAAGAGCTGGCCCGCATCCACGGCTACGAGCGCATTCCGACCACCCTGCCGGGTGGCGCGGCGCGCATCGCCATGCCCAGCGAGACCCGCCTGGACGACCTGAGCACCCGTCGCCAGCTGGTCGCCCGCGACCTGCAGGAAACCATCAACTACGCCTTCGTCGACGCTGGCCTGCTGGCCAGCTGGCAGTTGCAGGACAACGTGGTGGCCCTGGCCAACCCGCTCTCGGCAGAGCTGGCGGTGATGCGCCCGGCGCTGCTGCCGGGTCTGGTCGCCACCCTGGGCCGCAACGCCGCGCGCCAGCAGCCCACCGTGCGCCTGTTCGAGCTGGGCCGCGTGTTCCACCCGCAGGCCGGGCAGGGCGCCGCCCCGCTGGAAACCCAGCGCGTGGCCGTGGCCGTGTGCGGCGACGCCACCCCGGAACAGTGGGGCCTGGCCACCCGCAAGGTCGACTTCCACGACCTCAAGGGCGACCTGGAATCGCTGGCCGCCGCCTCCGGCGCCGTGCTCAGCTTCGTGCCCTCGACCCGCCCGTACGGCCACCCGGCCCGCTCGGCCGAGGTCCTGCGTGACGGGGTCAGCCTGGGCTGGATCGGCCAGATCCACCCGCGCCTGGCCAAGGCCATGGACATCGACGCCGACGTGTTCGGCTTCGAGCTGGACCTGGCCGCCCTGGCTGCCCGCGCCCTGCCGCGCGCCAGCGACCTGTCCCGGTTCCCCTCGGTCCGCCGCGACCTGGCCTTCCTGGTCCCCGAGGCGGCGGCCTGGGCCGACCTGGAAGCCACCCTGCGCCGGGCCGCCGGCCCGCTGCTGCAGCAGGTGACGCTGTTCGACCGTTATGTGGGCCAGGGGGTAGAGCCGGGCTTCAAGAGTCTCGCTATGGGCTTGATTTTGCAGGACAAGTCGCGCACTCTGACGGACCGCGACGTGGATGCGGTGGTCACCGAGGCGGTGGCCGCGATGGAGCGTGAACACCACGCCCGGATCCGCGGTTGA
- a CDS encoding response regulator, giving the protein MNGRVLVVEDESMVAMMVQDYLVDEGYEVVALAGTLDDALNAAEQCSIDIALLDVNLAGTPSFPVADVLEARGIPYMFLTGYGPDSLPERLKGRYGLQKPFKMRELRREIERVRNPSGGAAPGADGASLR; this is encoded by the coding sequence TTGAACGGGCGCGTGCTGGTGGTCGAAGACGAATCGATGGTCGCGATGATGGTCCAGGACTATCTCGTCGATGAGGGGTACGAGGTAGTAGCCCTGGCTGGCACGCTGGATGATGCGTTGAACGCGGCCGAGCAGTGCAGCATCGATATCGCGTTGCTGGACGTGAACCTGGCCGGCACGCCGTCGTTCCCGGTGGCCGATGTGCTGGAAGCGCGCGGCATTCCGTACATGTTCCTCACCGGCTATGGGCCGGACAGCCTTCCCGAGCGCCTGAAAGGGCGCTATGGCCTGCAGAAGCCGTTCAAGATGCGCGAGCTGCGCAGAGAAATCGAGAGGGTGCGAAACCCATCCGGCGGGGCAGCGCCCGGCGCCGACGGTGCATCGCTGCGCTGA
- the pheS gene encoding phenylalanine--tRNA ligase subunit alpha, producing the protein MSDIQSLTTQALADVAAAQSPDALEALRVALLGKSGSITAQLKQLGALPADARKAAGEAINQARDALTTALGDRKAVLEDAALDARLAAEAIDITLPGRAAERGGLHPVTRTLERITEIFGRLGYELSEGPEIEDDWHNFEALNFPPHHPARAMHDTFYFGDGRLLRTHTSGVQVRYMGDHAPPLRMIAAGKVYRSDSDQTHSPMFHQVEGLLVDEHSTFADLKGTLSEFVRAFFERDFEMRFRPSYFPFVEPGAEVDIAWQQPDGSTRWLEVLGCGMVHPNVLRSVGIDPERYTGFAFGLGVERFAMLRYGVNDLRAFFENDVRFLKQFA; encoded by the coding sequence ATGAGTGACATCCAATCCCTGACCACCCAGGCGCTGGCCGACGTGGCCGCCGCACAGAGCCCCGATGCGCTTGAAGCGCTGCGCGTGGCCCTGCTCGGCAAGAGCGGCAGCATCACCGCCCAGCTCAAGCAGCTCGGTGCGTTGCCTGCCGACGCGCGCAAGGCCGCCGGCGAAGCCATCAACCAGGCGCGCGACGCGCTGACCACCGCGCTGGGCGACCGCAAGGCCGTGCTGGAAGACGCTGCGCTCGACGCGCGCCTGGCCGCCGAAGCGATCGACATCACCCTGCCGGGCCGTGCCGCCGAACGCGGTGGCCTGCACCCGGTGACCCGCACCCTGGAACGCATCACCGAAATCTTCGGCCGCCTCGGCTACGAGCTGTCTGAAGGCCCGGAAATCGAAGACGACTGGCACAACTTCGAAGCGCTGAACTTCCCGCCGCACCACCCGGCGCGTGCGATGCACGACACCTTCTACTTCGGCGACGGCCGCCTGCTGCGCACGCATACCTCCGGTGTGCAGGTGCGCTACATGGGCGACCACGCGCCGCCGCTGCGCATGATCGCCGCCGGCAAGGTCTACCGCAGCGATAGCGACCAGACCCATTCGCCGATGTTCCACCAGGTCGAAGGCCTGCTGGTGGACGAGCATTCGACCTTCGCCGACCTCAAGGGCACCCTGTCCGAGTTCGTGCGCGCGTTCTTCGAGCGCGACTTCGAAATGCGCTTCCGCCCCAGCTACTTCCCGTTCGTGGAACCCGGCGCGGAAGTGGACATCGCCTGGCAGCAGCCCGACGGCAGCACCCGCTGGCTGGAAGTGCTCGGCTGCGGCATGGTCCACCCGAACGTGCTGCGCAGCGTCGGCATCGACCCGGAGCGCTACACCGGCTTCGCCTTCGGCCTGGGCGTGGAGCGCTTCGCCATGCTGCGTTACGGCGTGAACGACCTGCGCGCGTTCTTCGAAAACGACGTGCGGTTCCTGAAACAATTCGCCTGA
- a CDS encoding MerR family transcriptional regulator: protein MLDPGSNRELPPIPAKRYFTIGEVSELCDVKPHVLRYWETEFPSLEPAKRRGNRRYYQRHDVLMVRQIRGLLYEQGYTIGGARLRLEGAGARDESALSNQIIKQTRMELEEVLQLLRR from the coding sequence ATGCTGGATCCGGGCAGTAACCGCGAACTTCCGCCGATACCGGCCAAGCGCTACTTCACCATTGGTGAAGTCAGCGAGCTGTGCGACGTAAAGCCGCACGTGCTGCGCTACTGGGAAACCGAATTTCCCAGCCTGGAGCCGGCCAAGCGCCGTGGCAACCGTCGCTACTACCAGCGCCACGACGTGCTGATGGTGCGCCAGATCCGCGGCCTCCTCTACGAGCAGGGCTACACCATCGGCGGTGCCCGCCTGCGCCTGGAAGGTGCGGGTGCGCGCGACGAATCGGCACTGAGCAACCAGATCATCAAACAGACGCGGATGGAACTGGAAGAAGTGCTTCAGCTGCTGCGCCGCTGA
- a CDS encoding DUF1328 domain-containing protein — MIKWAIIFAIIGLIAGALGFAGIGGAAIGVAKFLFWAGIIIAVVLFLLGMTVAKKVT; from the coding sequence ATGATCAAGTGGGCCATCATTTTCGCCATCATCGGCCTCATTGCCGGCGCGCTCGGCTTTGCCGGCATCGGCGGCGCCGCCATCGGCGTGGCCAAGTTCCTGTTCTGGGCAGGCATCATCATCGCCGTCGTGCTGTTCCTGCTGGGCATGACGGTCGCCAAGAAGGTGACCTGA
- a CDS encoding transporter, with translation MRAWAGLILVAFAAPAWAQQDDETPAFDRPGLGFAASVLPAGGVALELGLPDYERDRDDVGTRTTQYGTDLRLRVGLGANLELQAFGSPWNRLREAPRNAPSTTTRGAGDTGLALKFALPLESERHAIALLASTSFDTGSRDFSEGGTQYQLGASYEYTFNDRWTGALYGNATRGAGEDAFEWSPSLSLAVSDNVSAYIEAGFTHTDGESSTSVAGAGLTWMPARRVQLDASFDLGLDRNSPDLQAGLGVSFYFD, from the coding sequence ATGCGAGCATGGGCGGGTCTGATTCTGGTGGCGTTTGCGGCGCCGGCATGGGCGCAGCAGGACGACGAAACCCCGGCCTTCGACCGTCCGGGGCTGGGCTTTGCGGCCTCGGTGCTGCCCGCCGGTGGCGTCGCACTGGAGCTGGGCCTGCCCGATTACGAGCGCGACCGCGACGACGTCGGCACACGCACCACGCAGTACGGCACCGACCTGCGCCTGCGCGTGGGACTGGGCGCAAACCTTGAGTTGCAGGCCTTTGGCAGCCCATGGAACCGCCTGCGCGAAGCACCGCGCAACGCCCCTTCCACCACCACGCGCGGCGCGGGCGATACAGGACTGGCGCTGAAGTTCGCACTGCCCCTCGAATCGGAACGCCACGCAATTGCGCTCCTGGCCAGCACCAGTTTTGACACCGGCTCGCGCGATTTCAGCGAAGGCGGCACCCAGTACCAGCTCGGCGCCAGCTACGAATACACCTTCAACGACCGCTGGACCGGCGCGCTCTACGGCAACGCCACCCGTGGCGCAGGCGAAGACGCCTTCGAGTGGTCGCCCAGCCTCAGCCTGGCCGTAAGCGACAACGTCAGCGCCTACATCGAAGCCGGATTCACCCACACCGACGGCGAATCCTCCACCTCGGTGGCCGGCGCCGGCCTCACCTGGATGCCCGCCCGCCGCGTGCAGCTGGACGCCTCCTTCGACCTCGGCCTGGACCGCAACAGCCCGGATCTACAGGCCGGGCTGGGGGTTTCGTTCTATTTTGACTGA
- a CDS encoding HWE histidine kinase domain-containing protein, which produces MQQQEEDTPKWRIYEALLQATPDLSYVFDLDHRFIYANKALLSMWGMTWDEAMGKTCLEIGYEPWHAAMHDAEIDRVIATKQPIRGDVPFPHATEGVRIYDYIFTPVIGPDGEVEAIAGSTRDVTERKRHEQHLQLLINELNHRVKNSLAMVQSIARQTFRNAADVAEASEKVEQRLMALAAAHDVLTRENWHSADILELIQATATVHADDRDERYELKGEPCRLDPRRALALAMALHELGTNAVKYGALSGPDGRVSLQWDTQKVGGRDMIELVWQESGGPPVQPPSQRGFGSRLLEQGLKHDLGGKVDLAFDPGGLRYRVLFPPVDDDMRVHP; this is translated from the coding sequence TTGCAGCAGCAGGAAGAAGACACCCCCAAGTGGCGCATCTACGAAGCCCTGTTGCAGGCAACGCCCGATCTTTCGTATGTATTCGACCTGGACCATCGCTTCATCTATGCCAACAAAGCGCTGCTCAGCATGTGGGGCATGACCTGGGATGAGGCGATGGGCAAGACCTGCCTGGAGATCGGCTACGAGCCGTGGCATGCGGCCATGCATGATGCGGAAATCGACCGGGTGATTGCGACCAAGCAGCCGATCCGCGGCGACGTGCCGTTTCCCCACGCCACCGAGGGCGTGCGCATCTACGACTACATCTTCACCCCGGTGATCGGGCCGGACGGGGAGGTGGAGGCGATTGCCGGCAGCACCCGTGACGTGACCGAGCGCAAGCGCCATGAGCAGCACCTGCAGCTGCTCATCAACGAGCTCAACCACCGGGTCAAGAATTCGCTTGCGATGGTGCAGTCCATCGCCCGGCAGACCTTCCGCAACGCGGCTGACGTGGCCGAGGCCAGCGAGAAGGTAGAGCAGCGCCTGATGGCGCTAGCCGCGGCGCATGACGTGCTGACCCGCGAGAACTGGCACAGCGCGGACATCCTGGAGCTGATCCAGGCGACCGCGACGGTGCACGCCGACGACCGCGACGAACGCTATGAGCTGAAGGGCGAGCCCTGCCGGCTGGACCCGCGCCGTGCGCTGGCGCTGGCCATGGCGCTCCATGAGCTGGGCACCAACGCGGTCAAGTACGGGGCGTTGTCTGGCCCGGATGGGCGCGTGTCGCTGCAATGGGACACACAGAAGGTTGGCGGCCGCGACATGATCGAGCTGGTCTGGCAGGAAAGCGGCGGTCCGCCGGTGCAGCCCCCGAGCCAGCGTGGGTTCGGGTCCCGCCTGCTGGAGCAGGGTCTCAAGCATGATCTGGGCGGAAAAGTGGACCTGGCCTTCGACCCGGGTGGCCTGCGCTACCGGGTGCTGTTCCCGCCGGTGGATGACGACATGCGGGTACACCCTTGA
- the thrS gene encoding threonine--tRNA ligase — protein MIAITLPDGSRREFENPVSVMDVAQSIGAGLAKATIAGAVDGTLVDASDVIDHDASLRIITAKDEEGVEIIRHSCAHLLGHAVKQLYPDVKMVIGPVIAEGFYYDIFSERPFTPDDMAAIEKRMGELIAQDYDVVKKLTPRAEVVEIFKARGEDYKLRLIEDMSPDIQAMGMYYHQEYVDMCRGPHVPNTRFLKAFKLTRISGAYWRGDAQNEQLQRVYGTAWADKKQLEAYIKRVEEAEMRDHRRIGKQQDLFHLQEEAPGLVFWHPKGWALWQVVEQYMRKVYQKSGYGEVRCPQILDVSLWKKSGHWDNYQDNMFFTESEKRTYAVKPMNCPGHVQVFNQGLHSYRDLPIRYGEFGSCHRNEPSGALHGILRVRGFTQDDGHVFCTEAQIESEVTAFHQQALAVYQHFGFEEIQIKIALRPESRLGDDATWDKAESALRSALSSCGVEWQELPGEGAFYGPKIEYHLKDAIGRTWQLGTMQVDFMMPGRLGAEYVDEASQKKHPVMLHRAIVGSMERFLGILIEHHAGHFPAWLAPVQAVVANITDAQAEYVEGVRKTLADQGLRVTADLRNEKIGYKIREHTLQRVPYLLVVGDREKENGAVAVRTRSGEDLGSMSVQAFIERLQAEQSV, from the coding sequence ATGATCGCGATCACGCTTCCCGACGGCAGCCGCCGTGAGTTCGAAAACCCTGTCAGTGTCATGGACGTCGCCCAGTCGATCGGTGCCGGCCTGGCCAAGGCCACCATCGCCGGTGCCGTCGACGGAACCCTGGTCGATGCCAGCGACGTGATCGACCACGACGCCAGCCTGCGCATCATCACCGCCAAGGACGAGGAAGGCGTGGAGATCATCCGCCACTCCTGCGCCCACCTGCTCGGCCACGCGGTCAAGCAGCTGTACCCGGACGTGAAGATGGTGATCGGCCCGGTCATCGCCGAAGGCTTCTATTACGACATCTTCTCCGAGCGCCCGTTCACCCCGGACGACATGGCCGCCATCGAAAAGCGCATGGGCGAGCTGATCGCGCAGGACTACGACGTGGTCAAGAAGCTGACCCCGCGCGCCGAGGTGGTGGAAATCTTCAAGGCCCGTGGCGAAGACTACAAACTGCGCCTGATCGAAGACATGTCGCCGGACATCCAGGCCATGGGCATGTACTACCACCAGGAATACGTGGACATGTGCCGCGGCCCGCACGTGCCCAACACGCGCTTCCTGAAGGCCTTCAAGCTGACCCGCATCTCCGGCGCCTACTGGCGCGGCGACGCGCAGAACGAGCAGCTGCAGCGCGTCTACGGCACCGCCTGGGCCGACAAGAAGCAGCTCGAGGCGTACATCAAGCGCGTTGAAGAAGCCGAAATGCGCGACCACCGCCGCATCGGCAAGCAGCAGGACCTGTTCCACCTGCAGGAAGAGGCCCCGGGCCTGGTGTTCTGGCACCCCAAGGGCTGGGCGCTGTGGCAGGTGGTCGAGCAGTACATGCGCAAGGTCTACCAGAAGAGCGGCTACGGCGAAGTGCGCTGCCCGCAGATCCTGGACGTGAGCCTGTGGAAGAAGTCCGGCCACTGGGACAACTACCAGGACAACATGTTCTTCACCGAATCGGAGAAGCGCACCTACGCGGTCAAGCCGATGAACTGCCCGGGCCACGTGCAGGTGTTCAACCAGGGCCTGCACAGCTACCGCGACCTGCCGATCCGCTACGGTGAGTTCGGTTCCTGCCACCGCAACGAGCCCTCGGGCGCGCTGCACGGCATCCTGCGTGTGCGCGGCTTCACCCAGGACGACGGCCACGTGTTCTGCACCGAGGCGCAGATCGAATCGGAAGTGACCGCCTTCCACCAGCAGGCGCTGGCGGTGTACCAGCACTTCGGCTTCGAAGAGATCCAGATCAAGATCGCGCTGCGCCCCGAATCGCGCCTGGGCGACGACGCCACCTGGGACAAAGCCGAAAGCGCGCTGCGCTCGGCGCTGTCCAGCTGTGGCGTGGAATGGCAGGAGCTGCCGGGCGAGGGCGCGTTCTACGGCCCGAAGATCGAGTACCACCTGAAGGACGCCATCGGCCGCACCTGGCAGCTGGGCACCATGCAGGTCGACTTCATGATGCCCGGCCGCCTCGGCGCCGAGTACGTGGACGAAGCCAGCCAGAAGAAGCACCCGGTCATGCTGCACCGGGCCATCGTGGGCTCCATGGAGCGCTTCCTGGGCATCCTGATCGAGCACCATGCCGGCCACTTCCCGGCCTGGCTGGCCCCGGTCCAGGCCGTGGTGGCCAATATCACCGACGCCCAGGCTGAATACGTAGAAGGGGTCAGGAAAACCCTTGCAGATCAAGGCCTCCGGGTAACGGCCGATTTGCGCAACGAGAAGATCGGATATAAGATTCGCGAGCATACGCTGCAGCGGGTCCCGTATCTGCTGGTGGTGGGCGACCGTGAGAAGGAAAATGGCGCCGTAGCCGTGCGTACGCGCTCGGGCGAGGATCTGGGCAGCATGTCCGTCCAGGCCTTCATCGAGCGGTTGCAGGCAGAACAGTCCGTGTAA
- the infC gene encoding translation initiation factor IF-3, translated as MGDCNISTPDNKQNRKNQEIRVPRVRVIGSDGEMIGVLTRDEALSMAEDEGLDLVEIQPQADPPVCKIMDFGKFKFEAQKKANEAKKKTKQVEIKEVKFRPVTDEGDYQIKLRKMRGFLEEGDKIKVNIRFRGREMSHQELGREMANRIEADLGEDIVIESRPRLEGRQMVMMIAPKKK; from the coding sequence CTGGGAGATTGCAATATCAGTACCCCTGACAACAAACAGAACCGCAAGAATCAGGAAATCCGGGTGCCGCGCGTACGCGTGATCGGCAGCGACGGTGAAATGATTGGCGTGTTGACGCGTGATGAAGCGCTGTCGATGGCCGAAGACGAAGGTCTGGACCTGGTCGAGATTCAGCCGCAGGCTGATCCGCCGGTGTGCAAGATCATGGACTTCGGCAAGTTCAAGTTCGAAGCGCAGAAGAAGGCCAATGAGGCCAAGAAGAAGACTAAGCAGGTCGAAATCAAGGAAGTGAAGTTCCGCCCGGTCACCGACGAAGGCGACTACCAGATCAAGCTGCGCAAGATGCGCGGTTTCCTGGAAGAGGGTGACAAGATCAAGGTGAACATCCGCTTCCGTGGCCGTGAAATGAGCCATCAGGAACTGGGTCGCGAAATGGCCAACCGGATCGAAGCCGATCTGGGCGAGGACATCGTGATCGAGTCCCGTCCGCGCCTGGAAGGCCGGCAGATGGTCATGATGATCGCGCCGAAAAAGAAGTAA
- the rplT gene encoding 50S ribosomal protein L20 has protein sequence MARVKRGVQARRRHKKILTLAKGYYNARRKVFRVAKQAVIKAQQYAYIGRKQKKRNFRSLWITRINAAARINGLSYSRFMNGLLKSGITLDRKVLADIAVHDAAGFAALAEKAKGALAA, from the coding sequence ATGGCTCGAGTAAAGCGTGGTGTACAGGCACGTCGCCGCCACAAGAAAATCCTGACCCTTGCAAAGGGTTACTACAACGCACGCCGCAAGGTCTTCCGCGTTGCCAAGCAGGCCGTCATCAAGGCACAGCAGTACGCCTACATCGGTCGTAAGCAGAAGAAGCGTAATTTCCGCTCGCTGTGGATCACCCGCATCAACGCGGCTGCCCGCATCAACGGTCTGAGCTACAGCCGTTTCATGAACGGCCTGCTGAAGTCCGGTATCACCCTGGATCGTAAGGTCCTGGCCGATATCGCAGTGCACGACGCAGCCGGTTTTGCTGCACTGGCCGAAAAGGCCAAGGGCGCGCTGGCGGCATAA
- a CDS encoding acetyltransferase, with product MTAIRPSRPDEGARVIEIWRAAVDATHDFLTPEDRQAIDTMVCGFLPDAPLWIAADDSDYPVAFMLLDEGHMEALFVDPAHRGTGVGAALVRHALALHPTLTTDVNEQNAQAVGFYERMGFRRTGRSEVDGQGRPYPLIHLKYVD from the coding sequence ATGACCGCCATTCGACCTTCCCGACCCGACGAGGGCGCACGCGTCATCGAGATCTGGCGTGCGGCCGTTGATGCGACCCACGACTTCCTGACGCCCGAAGATCGCCAGGCCATCGACACCATGGTGTGCGGGTTCCTGCCCGATGCACCGCTGTGGATCGCAGCGGATGACAGCGACTATCCAGTGGCGTTCATGCTGCTTGATGAAGGGCACATGGAAGCGCTGTTCGTAGACCCCGCCCATCGCGGAACCGGTGTCGGTGCCGCGCTGGTGCGCCACGCGCTCGCGCTGCATCCGACACTGACGACTGATGTAAACGAGCAGAATGCACAGGCGGTGGGCTTCTACGAGCGGATGGGATTTCGAAGAACCGGGCGCTCTGAAGTAGACGGGCAGGGTAGGCCGTATCCGCTGATCCACCTCAAGTACGTGGACTGA
- the rpmI gene encoding 50S ribosomal protein L35 gives MPKIKTNRAAAKRFRKTASGKFKAGHANRSHILTKKSTKRKRNLRQTNHVRAEDAGRLNRMLPYL, from the coding sequence ATGCCCAAGATCAAGACCAACCGGGCGGCGGCCAAGCGTTTCCGCAAGACCGCCTCCGGCAAGTTCAAGGCTGGCCACGCCAACCGCAGCCACATCCTCACGAAGAAGTCGACCAAGCGTAAGCGCAATCTGCGTCAGACGAACCATGTTCGTGCAGAAGACGCAGGCCGTTTGAACCGTATGCTTCCCTACCTCTGA